The following nucleotide sequence is from Corynebacterium hindlerae.
CGCACTGGTCGAGGCATACGCTAAGGCTCAGGGCATGTGGCTGGAGCAGGACGCCCCAGAGGCAACCTACTCCGAGTACCTCGAGCTGGACCTGTCCACCGTTGTTCCTTCCATCGCTGGCCCGAAGCGTCCACAGGACCGCATCCTGCTGTCCGAGGCCAAGGAGCAGTTCCGCAAGGACCTGGCCAACTACACCAACGACGAAGTCTGCACCGACGAGTCCCTTCCTGCAAAGCGCATGGAGGCTGAAGGTGAGGCCCTGGAGGAGACCTCCGCACAGGTCACCGACCTCAACGTCTCCCAGGCTGGCAACGGCGAGTCCGCTGCTGTTGGCCGCGTTGGTCGCCCATCCAACCCAATCACCGTGACCTCCCCTAAGGGCGGCGAGTACACCCTCGACCACGGCATGGTTGCGATTGCGTCCATCACCTCTTGCACCAACACCTCTAACCCATCTGTGATGATCGGCGCTGGCCTGATCGCACGCAAGGCCGCTGAAAAGGGCCTGAAGGCTAAGCCATGGGTCAAGACCATCTGTGCACCTGGCTCCCAGGTTGTCGACGGCTACTACAAGCGCGCTGACCTGTGGAAGGACCTCGAGGCTCTCGGCTTCTACCTCTCCGGCTTCGGCTGCACCACCTGTATCGGTAACTCCGGCCCACTGCCAACCGAGGTGTCCAAGGCCATCAACGAGGCTGACCTGGCAGCTACCGCAGTTCTGTCCGGTAACCGTAACTTCGAAGGCCGCATCTCCCCTGACGTAAAGATGAACTACCTGGCTTCGCCAATCATGGTCATCGCTTACGCCATTGCCGGCACCATGGACTTCGACTTCGAAACCCAGGCGCTGGGTCAAGACCAGGACGGCAACGACGTCTTCCTGAAGGACATCTGGCCATCCACCGAGGAGATCGAGGCTACCATCGAGCAGTCCATCTCCCGTGAGCTGTACGAAGCTGATTACGCCGACGTATTCAAGGGAGACGAGCAGTGGCAGAACCTCCCAACCCCAGAGGGCAAGACCTTCGAGTGGGATGAGAACTCCACCTACATCCGCAAGGCTCCGTACTTCGACGGCATGGAGCTTGAGCCAGCTCCTGTCAAGGACATTAAGGGCGCACGCGTCCTGGCTAAGCTGGGCGACTCGGTCACCACTGACCACATCTCCCCTGCTTCCTCCATCAAGCCGGGCACCCCAGCTGCTCAGTACCTGGATGCCAATGGCGTTGAGCGCAAGGACTACAACTCCCTCGGTTCCCGTCGTGGTAACCACGAGGTCATGATGCGTGGTACCTTCGCCAACATCCGCCTCCAGAACCAGCTGGTGGACATCGCTGGTGGCTACACCCGCGACTTCACCAAGGGCGGCGAGCAGGCCTTCATCTTCGACGCCTGCGAGAACTACAAGGCTGCTGGCATCCCACTGGTCGTTCTGGCTGGTAAGGAATACGGCACCGGTTCTTCCCGTGACTGGGCTGCTAAGGGCACCAACCTGCTAGGCGTGAAGGCCGTCATCACCGAGTCCTTCGAGCGTATTCACCGCTCCAACCTGATCGGCATGGGCGTTATCCCACTGCAGTTCCCAGCTGGTGAATCCCACGCTTCCCTGGGCCTGGACGGCACCGAGACCTTCGACATCGAGGGCATCGAGGAGCTGAACAACGGTGTGACCCCTAAGACCGTGAAGGTCACCGCAACCAAGGAGTCCGGCGACAAGGTCGAATTCGATGCAGTTGTGCGCATCGACACCCCGGGTGAAGCCGATTACTACCGTAACGGTGGCATCCTGCAGTTCGTGCTGCGCAACATGATCAAGGGCTAATTGCCACTGTGATCATCTCGACTGGGGCTGACTAGTTCCCGCTAGCGGCGGGCGGTCAGCCCC
It contains:
- the can gene encoding aconitate hydratase, which codes for MTISKNSFGAKSTLTVGDKSYDYYALSAVPGMEKLPYSLKVLGENLLRTEDGANITADHINAIANWDASAEPSIEIQFTPARVLMQDFTGVPCVVDLATMREAVKTLGGDPDKVNPLNPAEMVIDHSVIVEAFASKEALKTNVDIEYERNEERYKFLRWGSKAFSNFRVVPPGTGIVHQVNIENLARVVFDNDGLAYPDTCIGTDSHTTMENGLGILGWGVGGIEAEAAMLGQPVSMLIPRVVGFKLTGEIPVGVTATDVVLTITQMLREHGVVQKFVEFYGNGVKAIPLANRATIGNMSPEFGSTCAIFPIDEETVKYMHLTGRSEEQCALVEAYAKAQGMWLEQDAPEATYSEYLELDLSTVVPSIAGPKRPQDRILLSEAKEQFRKDLANYTNDEVCTDESLPAKRMEAEGEALEETSAQVTDLNVSQAGNGESAAVGRVGRPSNPITVTSPKGGEYTLDHGMVAIASITSCTNTSNPSVMIGAGLIARKAAEKGLKAKPWVKTICAPGSQVVDGYYKRADLWKDLEALGFYLSGFGCTTCIGNSGPLPTEVSKAINEADLAATAVLSGNRNFEGRISPDVKMNYLASPIMVIAYAIAGTMDFDFETQALGQDQDGNDVFLKDIWPSTEEIEATIEQSISRELYEADYADVFKGDEQWQNLPTPEGKTFEWDENSTYIRKAPYFDGMELEPAPVKDIKGARVLAKLGDSVTTDHISPASSIKPGTPAAQYLDANGVERKDYNSLGSRRGNHEVMMRGTFANIRLQNQLVDIAGGYTRDFTKGGEQAFIFDACENYKAAGIPLVVLAGKEYGTGSSRDWAAKGTNLLGVKAVITESFERIHRSNLIGMGVIPLQFPAGESHASLGLDGTETFDIEGIEELNNGVTPKTVKVTATKESGDKVEFDAVVRIDTPGEADYYRNGGILQFVLRNMIKG